The Clostridia bacterium sequence TTGTTAGGCAGGCATATTATCTGTTCAGGGGAAAACTGAATATCAGACATCTCACAAAGGTGGTCAGGGCATGTCGAGTCTTCTACATGCACGACTTTGTCATGTATAACCAAAACCAGCAATTTATTGCCTTGTGAATCGATAATATCATAATGTCCGTCAACGTTCAGATCATAATCGGCATAAAGTTCATTTTGGACATAAACTCTGACGATTTTGCCTTCTTTTTTTACATTAAGGCTTATTATCATAAAGGTTATGACCAAAATCGCCAATAGAACAAAAATCGGAATGTCCAGCAGGGCAAAAGGTCGTGAAGATTTTAATTTTTTTATTTTTTGTATATTCATTGTTTTATTTAAAGCTGTATTCTACGCCGCCGGCATCTACATAAGCTGTGTAATCTTGATAGCCAAGCGCACCGTAGCTGTCGTATTGTTCGAGCTTACCCACAGCGGCAAATCTTTTGTCATTAGAAATCAACACGCCGCTTAGATTGTTTTGATTCATATATTTTACACCGTTTTCCATTCCGAGCAGCATTACGATTTTTGCGTATATGTCTGAAAGTTCGGAATTTTGGTCGATGATTGTTACCGAAATCAGTCCTGATTGATTATACGAATCATTGCCTTCTTCGTCTCTTGTTATGTTTACGGGCAGTCCATTAAAAGGGTTTAGGATATGCGCATA is a genomic window containing:
- a CDS encoding NusG domain II-containing protein, which translates into the protein MNIQKIKKLKSSRPFALLDIPIFVLLAILVITFMIISLNVKKEGKIVRVYVQNELYADYDLNVDGHYDIIDSQGNKLLVLVIHDKVVHVEDSTCPDHLCEMSDIQFSPEQIICLPN